The region tacttttcaaatcttcatcggtcaacgtctgaaagctaaagaacacaaccaatcaacaacggccaggaagaaagataacttgcggagaaccaaatcatgattcaactgaaattaagatacacaagaccttcccaagaaatatcccaaaatctcagcaccagatctgatcacaccaaaatataccagaggatataccgaactctgcgaaacagtgatcaacaaagcatcgctacaaaccggatcagaaaatcttcccaatctgcaatcaccagagaaaatcataggaatatgttgacatcaatgaccacaacatatcctagcatgaccaacaatatccaacaatttatGCCAAAACAACCACTTTATATCACTAGTTCAAATCAAATATCTATGCCAAAAGATCAGCCTATGCAAATTTTACCACACCAGAAAGTGCCAAAAAGCCAGCACACAAGGATCGGCTTTTTAATAAAATATCCCAAACCTTTACACATGCAGATTGACCATAGTAAAATAATTGATCGTCttattaaaattgaagacaaatcaTCTTTTAGCTAATTAAGCGCTTCCACTATCCACACAATAATGTGTTCCTAAAAAATCGCCCTACAGTAGAGCTTCAAATTTGTCAACTTGGTCTCCATGATcaacaatttaataaaaaatatatataatttaaaatacactaatcaaccatgaaataaaatctcctgtttttattttattatttatacgatGAATTCTATAAACTTCAATTCATCGGGATTTTTAAAATCACAGTAGAAACACCTTCGGATTATCATGTCCTCACAAGAACACAAAAATATTATGGCACAAATCCACATTCCTTTCAGATGctcaacctcaatcaaaacctcTATAAATCTGCagtcataattaaaataaattacaaacatgtGAGTACCAAAAAACTAGTGGAGCTCAAAAAAAGAAAATGCACAGATTGAGATGAATGATAAGCTCTTAATATCTTTGATCAACTTAGGGGTGATTAAAAATACATATCTAATACAGTTCCACCTATAATATCAGATGCTATCTAGAATCATGTAATGTTTCATGGATAAGATTAGCATAACCAGGCATTATTCTAACAACTAACCATCTAGCAAACTTACATAGAAGAATATTCTAGTTAGAATATCATACACTAACAACACATAGCTTGAAAAATTGGCGTAGGCTATTTTGGGTTCATGGAGGTGCGAGCAAACGTTAATCTATAGTAAGTGAAATTGCTCAAACCCACAAAAAGGTCATTTGGAGCTCGTCGATTTTGCACAAGTCACGAGTTTTCTCTTGCACAAGTGTTTATCCTTTTGTAGACTACGGTCTTCTTCAGCATGGTTTTCTATgtggttttcttctatttttttgtgtGTGCCTGGTTTATTCGTGTGTGTACCTAATGTTCAGATTGCTTTGGAAAACCAGGTCATTTCCCCTGTTGGTGAACTTTTAACTAGCACATTTTTCAAGGACTAGTGCACCCAACACCCCTATTTTGCTAAAATAGGCTCAACTGTTGAGAGATGAAAGTGGACCTTGTAATTTGCatgaatctaatttgttttgttgtcccATCACAACAAAATGTTTCGAAAAGGTGTGAACTTCATATAAACACAACTCCCTTTCCCATTCTAGGAATCAATGTACTCAATATAGAAAACCAAAAAACCTAGTCAATCAAGCATTCAGGGAGCGAAACGATAAAGAAGTCCCAATTTGATTATTCAATCATTGAAATATATGCTATAGCAATTATGATCAAGTGTATTATGTAATTCGTACCTAAGATAAGGTGTCATCATTTCACCATTTATCATTTGCTTAGCCTCTTTTCTTGTGGGGGCATGCATCCTATCTCATCATTATCATTGTTGAAGAGAGAACACTAATACGCGGTTTGGATAAGGTAATCCCTTATATGAAATAACCATTTCTCCCAATTTTCTCTATCTACAGGTCCAAATCCGATAACAAGAAAGTTAAAGAAAAGTAGACCAGACATTAGCAGGCATCACAAAACATTGATTGAACGAAAACCCTAAGAACAGGGCACCCAGCAGTCATTGACCCATATTTTTAAGAGGCAAGTGATCAAATattgtcgatttcattttcgatcATCTCTCAATTTTCCCTCAACTTTAGACACGGATCTCCAACGTTTCTCTCTAGTACAATTAGCTTCATATTACAGTCCCAATTTCCTCTCTATGTCTCCATCTCAGATATGTCTTACTCTTTCTATATTTCATCTTGTATCTACTACATTCTATAAAACTTAGTCATTTTACCATTGTTAGACTAGTTCATCTATAGACACTTCACTGTCTCCATCTCATGCAACAAAAGGAACAGGAACCTAATTTCGTATCCCTTCCTTAAAGACAACAACTAGTCCTATTCTTATTACCAATTATGTTGTGTCAACTAAGATCTTCTAGCTTACATTGGTCAATCGTAGGATCTTGTTTCCTCCATTTCAAGGTTTACATTGATTTATGAGATGGTATGATTATATATGCTACATAAACCAACATTTTTTAAGGTATGATCCCATATTGTATTGGTATAAAATTGGTGGTACTGAAACCAACATTGATATAGAAAAAAATAGACATTTTTATTTCTAACGTGTTTCCATCTACATCTTTCACTTGTCTTGCAATTGTGTACATTCTCATGTAAATACCAACGATGTTATACTCGCGCCCTTTTATGCTTCATACCATAATGTGACTCCTCTAATTCCATAAGACCAGGAGTGCGCAAGGAGTGTAATGCTTCGTGTGGTTCGTGCAACTAAACTCGGCTTCTATTTGTCGATATGAGCAAAGGTTGTGTTTTTATCACTTAAAATGTGCTTTATATGTTTTCTTAAATGCTCACATATACATACTGGTGGCATAAAATGAAAGTAAGCGTGTAGGACTCAATAGAATATAAAATAGTGACTAGTGATTTAGAACTTTCCTTGGTGTAAcccaataaaaaatattgaaaagaatgGAGTTGTACCCTCATCTCTAGTATCAATTAAATGCAAGATTCACAAGCCAACTTCTCAATTTGAGTCTTAAATACAAAGTGGACATTACCTAGCACTTATGTAATTTCGTACAATATTGTATTCTTGTGGAAAGAGCTTGCTTAACAATATGCTCGAGTTCTACGCTCATTGACTAATTCTCTCCAATGACAAAACTTATGTTTCCATGAGTTGAAATCTAGAATCTCCATTTCCAAGTGTTGCACCATCTTATTACTCGacgtttttcttcatccaaatctaTTGATTGATATCTTCATTATTTTATAGTCTCTCTTTTCAATGTCTTCCCCCAAGCTAAACTATGCAACCAAATAGCGTTCACTTCCTTgtcaacctcaatcaaaacctaGAATAAAATACATGCACCTAGCTATCAAATATGGAATAAAATACATGCACTTGTCTAAAACAAATTAGCACTCccctaaataaatcatgtagaaaaCTTTCTCCAATACCAACCGATCGATAATCAAATCGAATATTCCATTCTAATCTCACCATCGCTGATTTTTGTTCTCTTCACTTATGTGCCGATCCAATGCACTATGCTACTGATGTGAACATTCAGAAAGCCAAAATTGGTATCTTCTACATCTACACCTTCCACTTGTCTTGAAATTTTGTATGTGGTCAAATTTTGTGCCTACAATGTTATACATAATATTTCGCACCCCTTTGTGAATTATAACAATATGTCACCCCTGTAATACCACAAGACTATTTAATAAAGAGTATGTTGACTGAATAAGATTTATGTATTTGAAATATGCTTCTTTTTTGTTGTGAGCATGTACTATGTTTTTCATCAACTCAAGACATTATTGTTGCAGTTTCTTAAGAATTTGAGTATCTGCAGTAGTTGCATAGAATGAAAATGAGCAAGCTTCAAAGACATAGGTTATATAGACATCGAAGGCATGAAAGAAGAGGTCGTGAAGCTTTAGAATGAACTGATGTATGAAGCTTTATTTTATTAGATCATTTATAAATGCATGGGAAAAGTAGAAGATTATGATATTTGCAGATCTCACTGATAATGTATGAGTTATATCTATTATCTTATTCTTGATGGAAATGCGATTGCCAATTTCTCAATATGACGACACTTTTATCTTCTTCGTATCAATCAACAAATACCTTGAGATATTGGAAATTATATTCAAAATGCGCTTACAACTTACCTTAAAATGTGTTACAGCAAAGTTAAATTTTAATGTTGTCATCAAAGGGACAAAACGACatcaatatttaattttcaatctttgGAATATGATGAGGACATACTGATGTCCAAAACAGATGCTATGAATGGCACAAGAGGACGCCAATAACCCTAAAATGATAGTTTTATTCAACGGTTAATTTTCAATCTTTGGAATATGATGAGGACATGCTGATGTCCAAAACAGATACTATGAATGGCACAAGAGGACGCCAATAACCCTAAAATGACAGTTTTATTCAACGGTGAGAAAAAAGAATTGGGAAAGACGGTCTTCATTGGGAGacctcttgtttgttttgtttagtatgcgaatttcttttgaatgtaattcACCAGTTCCTGGGTGATGCGGAAGGCCTTGCTCAAAACGGAATCGGGGAGAGGGGGATTCGCCGCAAACAGAGAATTGGCGATTGTCTGAACTCCGGGAAACTGGCTGGTCAATCCAGCTATGGCCACTGCATTTTCATGccccacattctgctggaaatgaacaagtgcctttggaaacacaaacacatctcccttctccaaAGTTTTGCTGAAAAATTTGTTGCTGgtgtcaatgaaacccacaagaagctggccttccagtaaaacaagaacttcggtggctcttgggtgtgtgtgaggaggatttattccacccacTGCGTAGTCGATGCGGACCAACGATATTCCAAACGTATTGAGGCCTGGTATCTGTTTAACGTTCGCCATCGTTACGTTGGAGCCCACATCATTGTCGGTGTTCCCTGCCTGCCCAAGTCCCCGGAAGAAGAAATCGTTTGCTGAAACTTGCATTGGGTCTTTGCAAACGAACCCGTTCACCAAAACTGTTTAAAACAAGATCAAATCAATCTGTCTGTTAGTAACTCGACTCGTCTAATAAGCAAATCATTATCATTGTTTATGTATAAATATTCTCACTCACCGTTGCTTTCCTCATCTGCAACGCAGAAATCTTGCAAGGGATCCGGATCCCCTGCCATGACCCTGTCGCTGTAACAGCATATCAACAGAAAAAGTCCCAACGTGAAGTAAATCATGCGGTTAGCCATTGTAATAGAAACGCAGACACAAGAGATCGGGATATGAATGTCTATTACAAACCCATTACACGCTTTATATAGCCCAAACCATAACTCTCCGCAAAGACTAATTCATCTTGACTCCGTATATTTCACGGATCCTTCCAGAGTTGTTGCTCTTTTCCTTACGTCACACTAAGTCTTACTGCATGTGGTTGTCTCGCCTGCTACCGCAGATGCATTCTCACCATCCTTTCATTAACgttgaaattttctatcttctcccTGCCCTGCTGCGTATGCCTATCTCAAGATCAACTTACCTCCTGCCTTACACGTATTCTCGCCATCGCCATCATTTTAGTAATGTGGAATTGTTTAGACTTAATTGGAACGGTGGGCTTCTTCAAAGGAAACAATATATAAATCTTTCTCCACCGTGGGAGAATCGGTATGAGAGGAAAGTTTCTTTCTTGGAGTTGGATATTGGCCTAAAGACTGTCCATGCTTTGTACCCTTTTTCAATGAGATTTTTATCTCTcgtcatttaaattaatttatgttattcAATGTTTATTTCTCAGATTGTCTATGTTCTAGGACAGAAAAACATTGCTCAAAATAACTTATGTTCATTTACTTTACATTGAATGCGTCGATTAGAATATctatttcacatccatctacaaTTTTGAAGTCAAGTAGGTGTATTACTTTTCTTTAGCAGTTTTGGAGACCTAAATTATAGGTTTAAGACAACATATGCAAACATAAGAACCAATTTATGGAGGATAAATGTATAAGAAGATAGATTTTGGAGAGGTATTCTACAAGAAAAAAAACTTTTTGGTGGTGTTGAGAATCCCATCTTGGAAGAGACCATGTTGTCCAAGGGATCTAGTATTTAGAATTATTTAAGATCGTTTTATTTTTCCAAACCCTAGAGGGTAGATGGGTAGCGGAAATAGAATCAGGTTTTGACATTACAATTCACTAGAATCCATCACCTCTATAAGATATAACCTTATTAAGACGTTGATGTCTGATTTTCAGAATGTCATGGGTGAGTAGTTTGAATGCATCTTGAACTACCTTGGGTCAAGGTACAACAGTGACTAAAAATCGTACCGCTTCCAATACTCATAACTATAATGAATGTAAACCGCGATATTTTAGAGAAAAGAGCCTTCATTCTCAAACTGTTGATGGGTGCGAAAACATTGCTCACGTTGCGTTGAGTGCGTTGCTTAGATTGTCTCTTTCACATCCATCTACAGTTGAACTCGGCCAAAACTTAATCTTTAGGTGAGTGTGTTGTTGTAAAtgaagtgcattgttgtaaatgaagTAGGTGTCTTTTCTAGCAGTTTTGGAGATCAAAATTTTACCTTTAGGTGAGTGAATTCTCTTTAATAAAGTAGGTTTACTACTTTTTCTAATGTTTGAGATCTGTCTATTTCCATTTTTCGACACCAAAACTTTTCGTCCAGTTGACTGCATTGTCCTCTCGATTCTCCTTTTAACAAAGTACATACAGTTGAtttagatgatttattttttattatttttgtgagatatatgtttatttaatattttttttaacttaatgTTTTGATGAATTAGTTGTTTGGGGTAACtaaataggaaaatataatattaaagattAGTTTTTTCCTCTTACTTCAATCAAATATATGAGAAAAGTATTTCATATTGATTagacatttcattttatttatttttatttatattgattgaattttcttttcttttatatcaaataatatgacaattataaatagtttataaaaaatattcaatttgagAAGTAAAAAATGCGTTAAAAGTGATATATTGGGATGATTCTTGGTTGGGAAACGTTTAGTTCCATGATCCCTTGTTTACCTATCAAGAATTATCTTTTTACTCTCTTTGGATAAGGGTGGCTAACTAATGAACTTTTTACAATTAAGAAATCAAAGTGATCAACAATCGAATATAAGGAACAAAGAGAGTGAGAGGGGGAATAAAATTCTACACCTGATCGATTCATGATTATAATAAGTGGTTCATATTATAGAAGAGCAAGTCAATAAAACAGTTTGGTCATATTTTACGCTAGTATAATCTCAGTTTTCTTGATAACTACTCgagtacatttttttttaatatctctcATAGGTTTTACCTTGTCTTTCATACCACACTCACAATCTCCAATTCCCCATTGAGTTTCCACAAATGACTAATACGAAAGGTAAATCTACATCCATGTAAGAGCATGGACACCGGGAGTGATCTAATATTGGATGCAATTAAGTGAGGAATATTTTTTGAATGAATCCCTATACTTTTGGACCCTTTAATGACATGGTTTGCATAAGTAAGAAAATGTTTATTAATGTAGAGAGCATGGTTTTAGGTACTTTT is a window of Cryptomeria japonica unplaced genomic scaffold, Sugi_1.0 HiC_scaffold_468, whole genome shotgun sequence DNA encoding:
- the LOC131058034 gene encoding putative germin-like protein 2-1 codes for the protein MANRMIYFTLGLFLLICCYSDRVMAGDPDPLQDFCVADEESNVLVNGFVCKDPMQVSANDFFFRGLGQAGNTDNDVGSNVTMANVKQIPGLNTFGISLVRIDYAVGGINPPHTHPRATEVLVLLEGQLLVGFIDTSNKFFSKTLEKGDVFVFPKALVHFQQNVGHENAVAIAGLTSQFPGVQTIANSLFAANPPLPDSVLSKAFRITQELVNYIQKKFAY